The Streptomyces avermitilis MA-4680 = NBRC 14893 genome contains a region encoding:
- a CDS encoding response regulator transcription factor, with translation MRHKILVVEDDHALRDVLLRGLRDEDFDPVPAPDGASALRLATRDIAASVLDIGLPDADGRDVCQAMRANGFLSPVIFLTAHHRLTDRLSGFSAGGDDYLPKPFHLAELAARLRAAVKRAAPLPAATAGDLVLDPVRHSVSVRGTPVDLTPTEFRLLAALMAASGGIVRRRELVRAGWPEGAQVSDNTLDQYLTRLRRKLRTAGSDLTVTTARGIGHRLS, from the coding sequence ATGCGCCACAAGATCCTGGTCGTCGAGGACGATCACGCCCTGCGTGACGTCCTGCTGCGCGGCCTGCGCGACGAGGACTTCGACCCCGTACCCGCCCCGGACGGGGCATCCGCCCTGCGGCTGGCCACCCGTGACATCGCCGCGTCGGTCCTGGACATCGGGCTGCCCGACGCGGACGGCCGGGACGTGTGCCAGGCGATGCGGGCGAACGGATTCCTCTCCCCCGTCATCTTCCTGACCGCCCATCACCGGCTCACCGACCGGCTGTCCGGGTTCTCCGCCGGGGGCGACGACTATCTGCCCAAGCCGTTCCACCTCGCCGAACTCGCCGCCCGACTGCGAGCGGCCGTCAAACGAGCCGCACCACTTCCTGCGGCCACGGCCGGTGATCTGGTGCTGGACCCCGTCCGGCACAGCGTCAGCGTGCGCGGTACCCCGGTCGACCTCACGCCGACGGAGTTCCGTCTCCTGGCGGCGCTCATGGCGGCATCCGGGGGCATCGTGCGCCGACGCGAGCTGGTCAGAGCGGGGTGGCCCGAGGGAGCCCAGGTCAGCGACAACACCCTCGACCAATACCTGACCCGGCTGCGCCGCAAGCTGCGTACGGCGGGCAGCGATCTGACGGTTACCACCGCCCGCGGGATCGGCCACCGCCTGTCATGA